From a region of the Candidatus Bathyarchaeota archaeon genome:
- a CDS encoding PAS domain-containing sensor histidine kinase: MSNIKTQKARIKNGGNPVKSDSGHPNFKSDWYKAIIQSASEGFLLIKHPSGDIMDANDALCNMMGYSRDELLSMNIKDIEIGFDESLDSIRKRIAGIEETRASFFETRHKRKDGRIIDVAVSIRYLKEGLSFCFHRDITGQNKAKKELDDYKNNLEEIAKERAAKLKGELEYPKHTEDALKESEDRYRTLIELGTKIGEAVIMLQDINGKDGVHTYISDRWIQITGYSREELLDMSFFDLVCPKEKERSIRNYQLGMAGQATPDLFELTIIRKDGEGVPIEITSAITGYKGKVANVVYVRDITSRKELEKRLIDERDRYHSLFENVPVAIWESDYSARKKYLDELRSKGVKDFRQYFEENPDDFIRWFDIASPIKRNKALFDLYEAESGDELLFIREIMIKEREMAGQFNGSYSQLFDAMIKMMNGALRVSYDTCSPTYRGNWKHLHMEHRIAPGHEETWSRVFLTIFDITNRVQAEEELKQHKEHLEELVTERTAELRKSRQKEQELFQAERSIRQELEAQINDRVYFTRALVHELKTPLTAIIASSESLVKIANSNQTRPVQNIHNSALILNKRIDELLDVAKGEIGILKLNPAFIDLQEMVEEIRQQVSLNVAKREQHLQVNLCSPMPKLWGDAERLQQVLFNILDNAIKFNRKQGHIFLRVHSQNGLLTFEVQDEGRGISAKEQAHIFKPYHRIGNGSENLNGLGLGLSLSKVLVELHGGRMFINSEEGEGTIVGFSLPTTTN; this comes from the coding sequence ATGATGCCCTCTGTAATATGATGGGCTATAGCCGTGATGAACTACTATCCATGAATATTAAAGATATAGAAATCGGCTTCGATGAATCCCTGGATTCAATCAGAAAAAGGATTGCTGGTATAGAAGAAACTAGGGCTTCTTTCTTTGAAACTCGCCACAAGCGTAAGGATGGCAGGATAATAGATGTGGCCGTAAGCATAAGATACCTAAAAGAAGGGCTTTCATTCTGCTTCCACAGGGATATTACAGGGCAGAATAAGGCGAAAAAAGAGCTTGACGACTATAAGAACAATCTTGAAGAGATAGCAAAAGAACGTGCCGCTAAACTCAAGGGTGAGCTTGAATATCCTAAACATACGGAAGACGCCCTAAAGGAAAGCGAGGACAGGTATCGCACTCTAATAGAACTAGGAACCAAGATAGGAGAGGCCGTTATCATGCTCCAGGATATAAACGGAAAAGATGGCGTCCATACCTATATCAGCGACCGATGGATTCAGATTACAGGTTACTCCAGAGAGGAATTGCTGGATATGTCTTTCTTCGATCTCGTTTGCCCAAAAGAGAAAGAGCGTTCAATTAGAAATTATCAACTAGGAATGGCTGGGCAAGCTACTCCTGACCTCTTTGAACTAACTATCATTCGCAAAGACGGAGAAGGGGTGCCGATTGAAATTACTAGCGCCATAACCGGCTATAAGGGCAAGGTTGCAAATGTAGTTTACGTTAGAGATATAACAAGCCGAAAAGAATTAGAGAAAAGGTTAATAGATGAGAGGGATAGATACCATAGCCTTTTTGAGAATGTGCCCGTAGCCATCTGGGAGAGTGATTATTCTGCACGTAAAAAATACCTGGACGAATTACGCTCTAAGGGGGTCAAAGATTTTAGGCAATACTTCGAGGAAAATCCAGATGATTTTATAAGGTGGTTTGACATCGCCTCTCCCATCAAAAGAAATAAAGCGCTCTTTGACCTTTATGAAGCAGAGTCTGGGGATGAATTGCTATTTATAAGGGAAATAATGATAAAAGAAAGAGAGATGGCAGGACAGTTTAACGGGAGCTACTCCCAACTGTTTGATGCTATGATTAAGATGATGAATGGGGCTCTTAGAGTGAGCTACGATACCTGTAGCCCAACATACAGGGGAAACTGGAAACATTTGCATATGGAGCACCGCATAGCACCAGGGCATGAGGAAACGTGGTCCAGGGTGTTCCTTACCATCTTCGATATAACCAACCGCGTCCAAGCCGAAGAAGAACTGAAGCAGCATAAAGAACACCTCGAAGAACTAGTTACTGAGCGCACCGCGGAACTACGAAAGTCCAGGCAAAAAGAGCAAGAGCTTTTTCAAGCCGAACGCAGTATACGCCAAGAGCTTGAAGCTCAAATTAATGATAGGGTTTATTTTACCAGAGCTTTAGTTCACGAACTGAAGACGCCTCTCACAGCCATTATTGCATCCAGTGAATCGCTCGTTAAGATAGCAAATTCAAACCAGACGAGACCAGTCCAAAATATACATAACAGCGCCTTGATTCTCAACAAGAGAATAGATGAATTGCTTGATGTAGCTAAAGGTGAAATCGGAATACTCAAATTAAACCCCGCTTTTATAGATTTACAGGAGATGGTCGAGGAGATTAGGCAGCAGGTATCGCTGAATGTGGCCAAGAGGGAACAACACTTACAGGTGAACCTCTGCTCACCAATGCCTAAATTGTGGGGAGACGCCGAGCGTTTACAACAAGTGCTTTTTAATATTCTTGACAATGCGATTAAATTTAATCGCAAACAGGGGCATATTTTTCTTAGAGTGCATAGCCAAAATGGGCTCCTGACTTTTGAAGTTCAAGATGAGGGACGTGGTATATCTGCTAAAGAACAAGCGCACATCTTTAAGCCCTATCATAGAATAGGTAATGGGTCAGAAAATCTAAATGGGCTTGGATTAGGTCTGTCTCTTTCGAAAGTACTCGTGGAGCTCCATGGTGGGCGTATGTTTATTAATAGCGAAGAGGGGGAAGGCACCATTGTCGGCTTTTCATTGCCAACCACAACTAACTGA
- a CDS encoding response regulator transcription factor, which produces MIDLQKILVIEDSPEIVEAIDLTIGIRWPRTKIIATESGVESLELIEKEKPDLVILDLGLPDLNGFEVLRRLRLFSQVPVIVLTIRSDEADIVKGLELGANDYIVKPFRQMELLSRVNNQIRKETSESNNPPILTDKLQLYPATHEVISNNRHINLTPIESSLLSTLMINAGQVVTHANLIKKAWGEYYPELSLSLKVHIRRLRQKLESDPSKPKIILTKVSVGYYFNQPE; this is translated from the coding sequence ATGATCGACCTGCAAAAGATTCTAGTTATAGAAGACAGCCCAGAAATTGTTGAGGCAATAGACCTAACCATCGGCATAAGATGGCCAAGGACCAAAATTATTGCGACGGAAAGCGGGGTTGAATCTCTGGAGCTAATCGAGAAAGAAAAACCTGACCTAGTTATCCTTGATTTAGGGCTACCTGACCTCAATGGATTCGAAGTCTTAAGGCGCTTAAGGTTATTCTCGCAAGTACCCGTTATTGTTCTGACTATTAGAAGTGATGAGGCTGATATAGTTAAAGGTCTCGAACTCGGCGCCAACGATTATATTGTCAAACCTTTTCGGCAAATGGAGCTATTATCCCGGGTGAATAACCAAATTAGAAAAGAAACGAGTGAGTCTAATAATCCTCCGATTCTAACCGATAAACTTCAGTTATATCCTGCCACCCATGAAGTAATATCCAACAACAGGCATATAAACCTTACCCCAATCGAAAGCAGTTTGCTATCTACCCTTATGATAAATGCAGGGCAAGTCGTAACTCATGCCAACTTGATTAAAAAAGCTTGGGGAGAATATTATCCTGAATTGTCTCTTAGCCTGAAGGTCCATATACGGCGGCTACGCCAGAAACTAGAATCTGACCCCTCTAAACCTAAAATTATTCTGACTAAAGTCAGCGTTGGGTACTACTTCAATCAACCTGAATAG